From Psychrobacillus sp. FSL K6-2836, a single genomic window includes:
- a CDS encoding lmo0954 family membrane protein, translating to MKKFGLLTLGIIAGIVALANLGSLLALGVSAAVVFAGVHFYLKSDSTFLKIFWASVGIVGLITAVVNVPAFFAILAILAVWYVVKKWNNETLSFSSPIVKTDDPFVNFEKQWNELSK from the coding sequence ATGAAAAAATTTGGTTTATTAACACTAGGAATTATCGCAGGGATTGTAGCACTAGCTAACTTAGGTTCACTTTTAGCTCTTGGAGTTTCCGCTGCAGTTGTCTTTGCGGGGGTACATTTTTACTTGAAGAGTGATTCAACCTTCTTGAAAATCTTTTGGGCAAGCGTGGGAATCGTTGGTTTAATCACTGCAGTTGTAAACGTACCTGCATTCTTCGCTATCTTAGCAATTCTAGCAGTTTGGTATGTAGTGAAAAAATGGAACAACGAAACACTAAGCTTTTCATCACCAATCGTTAAAACAGACGACCCATTTGTAAACTTTGAAAAACAATGGAATGAGCTTTCAAAATAA
- a CDS encoding PspA/IM30 family protein, with product MTSLLNRLKYSIEADLHKLFDKKEEKNPIAMLNQYIREAEKQTEQTGKWLERQGNLKQELEKELTETMQMVEKRKNQVELATASGEEDLAAFALAEVNAYEERATVLQNSIHQTTEELFGLERKYEEMKHKIKDMKVRQLQLMGKENVTRAHHQMDRILQPEQKEKNFGTFEDMEQYIERLGTKIEKEHEITSMEQRLEMLEKNAQKKEEIV from the coding sequence ATGACATCATTATTAAACAGATTAAAATATTCAATAGAAGCAGACTTACACAAGTTATTTGATAAAAAAGAAGAAAAAAACCCGATTGCAATGCTAAACCAATACATTCGGGAGGCAGAAAAACAAACTGAACAAACTGGTAAATGGTTAGAACGCCAAGGAAACCTAAAACAAGAACTGGAAAAAGAACTAACTGAAACGATGCAAATGGTTGAAAAACGTAAAAATCAAGTAGAGCTAGCAACTGCAAGCGGCGAGGAAGACCTAGCAGCATTTGCTCTAGCGGAAGTAAACGCGTACGAGGAACGTGCTACCGTATTACAAAACAGTATTCACCAAACAACGGAAGAACTTTTCGGATTAGAACGTAAATACGAAGAGATGAAACATAAGATCAAAGACATGAAAGTTCGCCAATTACAATTGATGGGAAAAGAGAATGTAACTCGTGCTCACCATCAAATGGATCGTATTTTACAGCCTGAACAAAAAGAAAAGAATTTCGGCACATTCGAAGACATGGAACAATACATCGAACGTCTTGGAACAAAGATTGAAAAAGAGCATGAAATCACTTCAATGGAACAACGTTTAGAAATGTTAGAAAAAAACGCACAAAAGAAAGAAGAAATTGTGTAA
- the liaF gene encoding cell wall-active antibiotics response protein LiaF, with translation MKENQTNKLAFILICFVFLMFIEATIFGNGSIVLVLLGIGMMYFSMRKRTRFLFWTGFTLLIIAVFSMWSLRLLLLAIMGYILYKLWKNEPIQKVVRPFDTVYKETPNSIIQNKLFSSQTTPFNAYEWQDVHVQSFYGEQVIDVTQTVLPKGTSFVSIRQSLGKVTIYVPYEIPVRLHYATIIGEANIFGRGVQRLWNQSVLVKDGYLEDVTYASELVITVSTWIGDIEVIRK, from the coding sequence ATGAAAGAAAACCAAACAAACAAGCTTGCTTTTATACTCATTTGTTTTGTTTTCCTTATGTTCATAGAGGCTACGATTTTTGGAAACGGCAGTATTGTATTAGTTCTTCTTGGCATCGGGATGATGTATTTTAGCATGCGAAAACGTACCCGATTTTTATTTTGGACCGGATTTACTCTTTTAATCATAGCGGTTTTTTCTATGTGGAGCTTGAGACTTCTACTACTCGCTATTATGGGGTACATCCTGTATAAATTATGGAAAAATGAACCTATTCAAAAAGTAGTTCGCCCATTTGACACCGTATATAAAGAAACTCCGAATAGTATTATTCAAAATAAGTTATTTTCTTCCCAAACGACACCTTTTAATGCATATGAGTGGCAGGATGTCCACGTCCAAAGCTTTTATGGAGAACAAGTAATTGATGTAACACAAACGGTATTGCCAAAGGGGACGTCCTTCGTTTCCATTCGCCAGTCCCTTGGGAAAGTGACCATCTATGTACCATACGAAATTCCGGTAAGACTACATTATGCAACTATTATTGGAGAGGCGAATATATTTGGTCGAGGTGTACAGCGATTATGGAACCAATCTGTCCTAGTGAAAGATGGTTATTTAGAGGACGTCACTTACGCTTCCGAGTTAGTTATTACCGTATCTACATGGATTGGGGATATTGAGGTGATCCGTAAATGA
- a CDS encoding sensor histidine kinase, with amino-acid sequence MKIVFGQGLSIFIILLALATLLLYALWGWPNEDAWWSLLEIKYAEVPFGAWIIIILAIMSFSFSMNTLQKIRDQEKKIDTSLRPLLEAETFVPAKKKYSYSKRLHVTTTQLEQLIMTQRKTLQRITNEKAEAQDKLIQERIIQERQRLARELHDSVSQQLFAASMLLSTMVEIEEAQHEKAPKTLLQTEKIVQQAQLEMRALLLHLRPAALHDKTLKEGLEELLMELQEKVFFTIRYRLEDVPLSKGAEDHLFRIAQETLSNTLRHANATEVDILFVERDNLAIFRVQDNGVGFEQVDSKNGSYGLQSVQERAVEIGAICKIVSVPSQGTIVEVKLPIEKKEMEIIQFEKGERENDSNITSG; translated from the coding sequence ATGAAGATTGTTTTTGGTCAAGGTCTCTCTATTTTCATCATTTTGCTGGCACTGGCAACACTTTTACTTTATGCACTATGGGGATGGCCAAATGAAGATGCTTGGTGGTCCTTACTAGAAATAAAATATGCTGAGGTTCCTTTCGGAGCTTGGATTATTATCATCTTGGCAATTATGAGTTTTAGTTTTTCAATGAACACGCTACAAAAGATTAGAGATCAAGAAAAGAAGATTGATACTAGCCTCCGTCCTCTACTTGAAGCAGAAACATTCGTACCAGCGAAGAAAAAGTATTCCTATTCAAAGCGATTACACGTTACAACAACTCAATTAGAGCAACTTATCATGACACAGCGTAAAACATTACAGCGTATTACGAATGAAAAAGCGGAGGCACAAGATAAGCTTATCCAGGAGCGAATCATACAGGAAAGACAGCGACTAGCTAGAGAGCTACATGATTCCGTATCTCAGCAATTGTTTGCTGCATCTATGCTATTATCCACTATGGTAGAAATTGAAGAAGCACAGCATGAAAAAGCCCCAAAAACATTGCTTCAAACCGAAAAAATTGTACAGCAGGCTCAATTAGAAATGCGCGCATTATTACTGCATCTTCGTCCAGCAGCCCTTCATGATAAAACGCTAAAGGAAGGTTTAGAAGAGTTGCTTATGGAATTACAGGAAAAGGTATTTTTCACGATTCGTTATCGCTTAGAAGATGTTCCTTTGTCTAAAGGTGCCGAAGATCATTTATTCCGAATTGCACAGGAAACGTTATCCAATACACTGCGACACGCAAATGCTACTGAAGTGGATATATTATTCGTGGAACGAGATAATCTTGCTATTTTCCGCGTTCAAGATAACGGCGTTGGATTTGAACAGGTTGACTCTAAAAACGGCTCTTACGGTTTGCAGAGTGTACAGGAACGAGCAGTGGAAATCGGTGCAATATGTAAAATTGTTTCCGTTCCTTCTCAAGGTACAATTGTAGAAGTAAAACTACCGATTGAAAAAAAAGAAATGGAAATAATCCAGTTTGAGAAAGGAGAGCGAGAAAATGATTCGAATATTACTAGCGGATGA
- a CDS encoding response regulator transcription factor: MIRILLADDHEMVRIGVSAYLQAQPDMEVVAEAINGKEAVKMALEHKPDIILMDMVMPIMNGAEATREIVGQWPEAKVMIVTSFIDDDKVYPALEAGAISYLLKTSKASHIADSIRKTLNGDAVLEPEVTNKMMKRMRQGSDHALHEDLTDREHEVLLLMAEGKTNQDIANTLFIALKTAKTHVSNILSKLEVSDRTQAVIYAFEHKLVPTKK; the protein is encoded by the coding sequence ATGATTCGAATATTACTAGCGGATGACCATGAAATGGTGCGTATAGGCGTTTCCGCATACTTGCAGGCGCAGCCAGATATGGAAGTAGTTGCAGAGGCGATTAATGGAAAAGAAGCGGTGAAAATGGCACTTGAGCATAAACCGGATATTATTTTAATGGATATGGTTATGCCCATTATGAATGGTGCAGAGGCTACACGAGAAATTGTCGGGCAATGGCCAGAAGCAAAAGTAATGATTGTCACGAGCTTTATCGATGATGACAAAGTATACCCAGCACTTGAAGCTGGTGCTATCAGTTATTTGTTGAAGACGTCGAAAGCCTCTCATATTGCAGACTCTATCCGCAAAACATTAAATGGAGATGCTGTATTAGAGCCTGAAGTAACCAATAAAATGATGAAGCGTATGCGTCAAGGCTCGGACCACGCTCTCCATGAAGATTTAACGGACCGAGAGCACGAAGTACTATTACTCATGGCAGAAGGCAAAACAAATCAAGACATCGCAAACACTCTCTTTATAGCATTGAAAACAGCTAAAACACATGTCAGCAATATTTTATCGAAGCTAGAGGTAAGTGACCGAACTCAAGCGGTGATATATGCATTTGAACATAAATTAGTTCCCACAAAAAAATAA